One Chryseobacterium indoltheticum DNA segment encodes these proteins:
- a CDS encoding AI-2E family transporter — translation MNFIKLPFLLKLALAVISIIGIGYLIKLGQSILAPFFLAFLLAMLFLPLANFMERKLKFPRSVSTIVSVMIMLIILTGLLYFFGSQLSSFSRDLPHLSKQFNLVFHNLQNWVSHTFNVKIDEQLDYLDQGLNKLLSSSGIILGFTFGIFSTSLGFMVFFILFFIFILNYRRILNNFIVNVFNEKHKASVQEVVSEVRIMTKRYIIGLCLQVIIVSVLATIVLTILGVKYAILLGVLTGLLNVIPYIGIAISLLISCFIAFATGTVSTCVYVAIGYVIVHAIDGNIVLPFVVGSKVKINALFSFIGILLGEHLWGISGMFLCIPAIAIIKIIFERVDGLKPWGKLLGEDDKPNKKKKSYKISKNITLKEMD, via the coding sequence ATGAATTTTATAAAACTTCCATTTCTCCTGAAACTTGCATTAGCAGTGATTTCAATCATCGGGATAGGTTACCTTATCAAATTGGGGCAAAGTATTTTGGCTCCGTTTTTTTTGGCATTTTTGTTGGCGATGCTTTTTTTACCGCTTGCTAATTTTATGGAGCGAAAATTAAAATTCCCAAGATCTGTGTCTACCATTGTTTCGGTAATGATAATGTTGATTATTCTTACAGGCTTGCTCTATTTCTTTGGATCGCAATTATCCAGCTTCAGCAGAGATCTTCCGCACCTCAGCAAACAATTTAATTTAGTTTTTCACAATCTGCAAAACTGGGTATCACATACTTTTAATGTAAAAATTGATGAGCAACTCGATTATTTGGATCAGGGCTTAAACAAGCTTTTGTCTTCATCAGGAATTATTCTTGGCTTTACGTTCGGAATTTTTTCTACAAGTTTAGGTTTTATGGTATTTTTCATTCTGTTTTTCATATTCATCTTAAATTACAGAAGGATTTTAAATAATTTTATCGTCAATGTTTTCAATGAAAAGCATAAAGCAAGCGTGCAAGAAGTCGTTTCAGAAGTAAGAATTATGACGAAGAGATACATTATAGGTCTTTGTCTTCAGGTAATTATTGTTTCTGTACTTGCTACGATAGTTCTTACTATTTTAGGAGTAAAATATGCGATTTTACTGGGCGTTTTAACGGGATTATTAAACGTTATTCCTTACATCGGTATCGCTATTTCGTTATTAATTTCTTGTTTTATCGCATTTGCAACCGGCACTGTTTCTACCTGCGTTTATGTAGCAATTGGCTACGTGATCGTTCATGCCATTGACGGAAATATTGTACTGCCTTTTGTAGTTGGTTCAAAAGTGAAAATCAACGCACTATTTTCTTTCATTGGAATTCTTTTAGGCGAACACCTTTGGGGAATTTCAGGAATGTTCCTATGTATTCCTGCGATTGCGATTATCAAAATTATTTTTGAAAGAGTAGACGGTTTAAAGCCCTGGGGGAAATTGCTGGGTGAAGATGACAAACCCAATAAAAAGAAAAAAAGCTACAAGATTTCTAAGAATATCACTTTAAAGGAAATGGATTGA
- a CDS encoding bacteriocin-like protein gives MLKNLKKLNRTDLREILGGGGPGKCDIGPIGCPCKIPAGDPCLGGGGGPTDPGDPIGYCTYSGTYIYCTETCPNGTSPLCAL, from the coding sequence ATGTTGAAAAATCTTAAAAAACTAAATCGTACAGATTTAAGAGAAATTCTAGGCGGCGGTGGTCCCGGAAAATGTGATATCGGGCCAATTGGTTGTCCATGCAAAATCCCAGCTGGAGATCCATGTTTAGGTGGCGGTGGTGGACCGACTGATCCGGGAGATCCCATCGGATATTGTACGTATAGCGGAACGTATATCTATTGTACGGAAACATGTCCGAATGGTACGAGCCCGCTTTGCGCATTATAA
- a CDS encoding MauE/DoxX family redox-associated membrane protein encodes MKIIKFIICLLFGLMFINAGLNKFLNYMPMEKPTPEQMELFAAFDKIFWLMPLVGTVEIVGGLLFIFPKTRALGAIVILPVMIGIVIHVFTMDKSPMGISIAGVLFLINLWMLIDNKEKYNALLK; translated from the coding sequence ATGAAAATTATCAAATTTATCATCTGTCTCCTCTTCGGGTTAATGTTTATCAATGCCGGATTAAACAAGTTCCTCAATTACATGCCAATGGAAAAACCCACTCCCGAGCAAATGGAACTTTTTGCAGCATTTGACAAAATCTTCTGGCTGATGCCGTTAGTGGGTACGGTGGAAATCGTCGGTGGATTATTATTTATCTTTCCAAAAACAAGAGCTTTGGGCGCCATTGTTATTTTGCCGGTAATGATAGGAATTGTAATTCATGTTTTCACGATGGATAAATCTCCAATGGGAATATCAATAGCCGGTGTTTTATTTTTAATTAATCTTTGGATGCTTATTGATAACAAAGAAAAATATAACGCTTTGCTGAAGTAA
- a CDS encoding acyl-CoA dehydrogenase family protein, which translates to MSKTFSKIRNAIELFKSIDFDQLSEISQKVNLPKLMENFSKLDDKQLSGMMKMLDPNKKKRELPPIDGDFYDIYHTLTPEQREVQLKVRAFMEKEVKPLVNHYWLRDEFPHELIPKFQKLDICGVTYEGYGCKGMPFLMEGVIAMEMARIDASIATFFGVQSGLAMGSIYICGSEEQKQKWLPQMQRFEKIGAFGLTEPEVGSGAAGGLTATCKKTPEGWILNGEKKWIGNATFADVIIIWARDLDDGEVKGFIVEKDNPGFSVEKIKGKMALRIVQNGLITLKDCLITEENRLQNANSFKDTAKVLRMTRAGVAWMATGCARGAYESALAYTRTREQFGKPIASFQMIQGHLVEMLSNLTAMQTLVFRLSEMQDEGILKDEHASLAKVFCTMRTRDVVSRAREVMGGNGILLEYDVARFVADAEAIYSYEGTKEINSLIVGRSITGFSAFV; encoded by the coding sequence ATGTCTAAAACTTTTTCCAAAATCAGAAACGCCATAGAATTATTTAAATCAATTGATTTTGATCAGCTTAGCGAAATTTCGCAGAAAGTAAATCTCCCAAAACTCATGGAAAATTTTTCCAAGCTTGATGACAAGCAGCTCAGCGGAATGATGAAAATGCTCGATCCCAATAAGAAAAAGAGAGAGTTACCGCCAATTGATGGAGATTTCTACGATATTTATCACACCTTAACTCCTGAGCAAAGAGAAGTTCAGCTGAAAGTAAGAGCGTTTATGGAAAAAGAAGTGAAACCTTTGGTAAATCATTATTGGTTGCGGGACGAGTTTCCACACGAGCTGATTCCAAAATTTCAGAAACTTGATATTTGCGGAGTAACTTACGAAGGGTATGGTTGTAAAGGCATGCCATTTTTAATGGAAGGAGTTATTGCCATGGAAATGGCACGAATTGATGCTTCGATTGCTACTTTTTTCGGTGTACAGTCCGGCTTGGCAATGGGCTCTATTTATATATGCGGTTCGGAAGAGCAAAAACAAAAATGGCTTCCTCAAATGCAGAGGTTTGAAAAAATTGGTGCATTTGGCTTAACTGAACCCGAAGTCGGTTCAGGAGCAGCAGGAGGTTTAACGGCAACTTGCAAAAAAACTCCGGAAGGTTGGATTTTAAATGGTGAAAAAAAATGGATAGGAAATGCCACTTTTGCAGATGTAATTATTATCTGGGCAAGAGATCTTGATGATGGAGAAGTAAAAGGTTTTATTGTTGAAAAAGACAATCCGGGTTTTTCAGTGGAGAAAATCAAAGGAAAAATGGCGCTCAGAATCGTTCAAAATGGTTTAATTACGCTAAAAGATTGTTTAATCACAGAAGAAAACAGGCTTCAAAATGCCAATTCATTCAAAGACACGGCAAAAGTTCTCAGAATGACGAGAGCCGGAGTAGCGTGGATGGCGACTGGCTGCGCTAGAGGAGCGTATGAAAGTGCATTAGCATATACCAGAACACGAGAGCAGTTCGGAAAACCAATTGCTTCATTTCAAATGATTCAAGGACATTTGGTTGAAATGTTATCGAATTTGACGGCGATGCAAACCCTGGTTTTCAGACTTTCTGAAATGCAGGATGAAGGAATTTTAAAAGACGAGCACGCTTCTTTAGCAAAAGTTTTCTGTACAATGCGTACGAGAGATGTTGTTTCCAGAGCACGGGAAGTAATGGGCGGAAACGGAATTTTACTTGAATATGATGTCGCCAGATTCGTTGCTGATGCAGAGGCTATTTACTCTTATGAAGGAACAAAAGAGATCAACTCACTGATTGTTGGCAGATCAATTACTGGCTTCAGCGCATTTGTTTAA
- a CDS encoding DUF4349 domain-containing protein translates to MKTTYIRLSIATALLAGIYSCKKGEATTGDYQTTEYSNEISADSISSVATMSVKDKQFVKTANVNMEVKDVYDATISIEKSVQELGGFVTHSNLQSRVISEDTYNTSNEEAMLVKKYQTENTLQVRVPTSKLGELLTLINDKKLFLNSRIINAEDVTSSIKYAEMEGKRIKKTSENISELKTTKDKVKMSDENMSEENLQQLANLDVTDNLKYSTVDIYIKEPKLRIAEIAVTNSENIDNKYKFDFFYSAKNAFVEGYYLIQRILIGLVTIWPIVIIAAIAFYFYRKNKSTKKSIPVDKE, encoded by the coding sequence ATGAAAACGACTTACATCAGACTATCAATCGCAACAGCACTCTTAGCTGGCATCTACTCTTGCAAAAAAGGTGAAGCCACAACAGGTGACTACCAAACGACAGAATATAGTAACGAGATTTCTGCCGACAGCATTTCTTCTGTAGCCACCATGTCTGTGAAAGACAAACAATTTGTAAAAACCGCCAATGTAAATATGGAAGTAAAAGATGTATATGATGCAACAATTTCTATAGAAAAATCGGTACAGGAGCTCGGCGGATTTGTTACCCACAGCAATTTACAGAGCAGGGTAATTTCTGAAGATACTTACAACACTTCAAATGAAGAAGCTATGCTGGTAAAAAAGTATCAGACAGAAAACACATTGCAGGTAAGAGTGCCGACCTCAAAACTGGGCGAGCTATTAACCTTAATCAATGATAAAAAACTTTTCCTGAATTCTAGAATTATTAATGCCGAAGATGTTACTTCAAGCATTAAATATGCAGAAATGGAAGGCAAAAGAATTAAAAAAACCAGTGAAAATATTTCTGAGCTTAAAACCACAAAAGATAAAGTAAAAATGAGCGATGAAAATATGTCTGAAGAAAACCTGCAGCAATTGGCAAATCTTGATGTTACCGACAATCTGAAATACAGCACTGTTGATATCTACATTAAAGAACCCAAGCTCCGAATCGCAGAAATTGCAGTAACCAATTCTGAAAACATTGATAATAAATATAAATTCGACTTTTTCTACAGTGCAAAAAATGCTTTTGTTGAAGGATATTATTTAATTCAAAGAATTCTTATAGGATTGGTAACGATCTGGCCAATTGTAATTATCGCAGCTATTGCATTTTACTTTTATCGCAAAAATAAGTCTACTAAGAAGTCAATCCCAGTCGACAAAGAATAA
- the pgi gene encoding glucose-6-phosphate isomerase, protein MLSKINPTHTNSWKALDEHFGNNDFELRSLFQYNPNRFEEFSIKKDNFLFDYSKNLIDSKAKELLLNLAEECQLKDAISKMFSGDKINETEGRAVLHTALRDFSDKEILVDGENIKPQIKRVLEHMKSFSEKIISGEHKGFSGKEITDVVNIGIGGSDLGPVMVVSALKHFKTRLDVHFVSNVDGNHIAEVVKNLNPETTLFIIASKTFTTQETMTNANSAKDWFLKAGKQEDVAKHFVALSTNVQSVKDFGIAEENIFEFWDWVGGRYSLWSAIGLSIVLAVGYENFEQLLKGAENTDQHFQTAEFSENIPVLMGLLGIWYRNFYAATTYAILPYSQYLDRFAAYLQQGDMESNGKCVDRNGEFVEYETGPIIWGEPGTNGQHAFYQLIHQGTELIPADFIAYAKSPNKVSDHQDKLLANFFAQTEALAFGKNEEEVESELQASGKSEEEVDFLLNYKVFHGNTPTNSIIFNELTPFSLGQLIAMYEHKIFVQGVIWNIFSFDQFGVELGKVLANKILPELESNETISSHDSSTNGLINYYKGNK, encoded by the coding sequence ATGTTATCAAAAATAAACCCTACACACACAAATAGCTGGAAAGCCCTCGATGAACATTTTGGAAATAATGATTTTGAGTTGAGAAGCCTTTTCCAGTACAATCCAAATCGTTTTGAAGAGTTTTCTATTAAAAAAGATAATTTTCTATTCGATTATTCTAAAAATTTAATAGATTCTAAAGCTAAAGAACTTCTATTGAATCTTGCAGAAGAATGTCAGTTAAAAGATGCTATTTCTAAAATGTTTTCGGGAGATAAAATAAACGAAACAGAAGGAAGAGCGGTTTTACATACTGCATTAAGAGATTTTTCTGATAAAGAAATTTTGGTTGACGGTGAAAATATTAAGCCTCAGATCAAAAGAGTTTTGGAGCACATGAAGTCTTTCTCAGAAAAAATTATTTCAGGAGAGCACAAAGGTTTCAGCGGAAAAGAAATTACGGATGTGGTGAATATCGGAATCGGTGGTTCAGATTTGGGACCGGTAATGGTAGTTTCTGCTTTAAAGCATTTCAAAACAAGATTGGATGTTCATTTCGTTTCAAACGTAGACGGAAACCATATTGCAGAAGTTGTAAAGAACTTAAATCCTGAAACCACTTTATTCATTATTGCTTCGAAAACGTTTACAACGCAGGAAACAATGACGAATGCGAATTCTGCAAAAGACTGGTTTTTAAAAGCAGGAAAACAGGAAGATGTAGCAAAACACTTTGTAGCTTTATCCACTAACGTTCAATCAGTTAAAGACTTTGGAATCGCAGAAGAAAACATCTTCGAATTCTGGGATTGGGTTGGCGGAAGATATTCATTATGGAGCGCCATCGGATTAAGCATTGTTCTTGCGGTTGGATATGAAAACTTTGAGCAATTATTAAAAGGTGCTGAAAATACTGATCAGCATTTCCAAACTGCTGAATTTTCAGAAAACATTCCTGTTTTGATGGGACTTTTAGGAATTTGGTATCGTAATTTTTATGCTGCGACGACTTATGCTATTTTACCTTACTCTCAATATTTAGACAGATTTGCAGCGTATCTTCAGCAAGGAGATATGGAAAGCAACGGAAAATGCGTTGACAGAAACGGAGAATTTGTAGAATATGAAACAGGCCCAATTATTTGGGGAGAACCTGGAACAAATGGCCAACACGCATTCTATCAATTGATTCACCAAGGAACAGAATTGATTCCGGCAGATTTTATTGCGTATGCGAAAAGTCCAAACAAAGTTTCTGATCATCAGGATAAACTTTTAGCTAACTTTTTCGCTCAGACCGAAGCTTTAGCTTTTGGTAAAAACGAAGAAGAAGTTGAATCTGAATTACAAGCATCAGGAAAATCTGAAGAAGAAGTTGATTTCTTATTAAACTATAAAGTCTTCCACGGAAACACGCCTACCAACTCAATCATATTCAATGAATTAACTCCATTTTCGCTAGGACAATTAATTGCAATGTATGAACATAAAATTTTTGTTCAGGGTGTGATTTGGAATATTTTCAGTTTTGATCAGTTTGGGGTAGAATTAGGAAAGGTTTTAGCCAATAAAATTTTACCGGAACTTGAAAGTAATGAGACAATTAGCTCTCACGACAGCTCAACAAATGGATTGATCAATTATTATAAAGGAAATAAATAA
- a CDS encoding type II toxin-antitoxin system RelE/ParE family toxin, with protein MDFSFKFLPIAEDNIEEATDYYANISLKVVKSFNKQLDLSINRIVSNPYFQKRFKNVRALPVKKFPYIIFYEVNDEEKVIYILSVFCTHQNPEKYP; from the coding sequence ATGGACTTTAGTTTTAAATTTTTACCAATTGCGGAAGACAATATTGAAGAGGCAACAGATTATTATGCGAATATTTCATTGAAAGTTGTAAAAAGCTTTAATAAGCAGTTGGATCTTTCGATAAACAGAATTGTAAGCAATCCTTATTTTCAAAAAAGATTTAAAAATGTAAGAGCTTTACCTGTTAAGAAATTTCCTTACATAATTTTCTACGAGGTCAATGATGAAGAAAAAGTGATTTATATCCTTTCTGTTTTCTGTACTCATCAGAATCCGGAAAAATATCCTTAA
- a CDS encoding bifunctional 5,10-methylenetetrahydrofolate dehydrogenase/5,10-methenyltetrahydrofolate cyclohydrolase: MAEILDGLKVSKEIKAEIKVEVDKIIASKRRAPHLVAILVGNNGASKAYVNAKVKDCEEVGFQSSLVKFPSTVSESELLEKIDELNKDKSVDGFIVQLPLPDQIDQEKIINAIDPRKDVDGFHPTNFGKMALEMDTFLPATPFGILTLLERYNIETKGKDCVIIGRSKIVGRPMSILMGRKDFPGNSTVTLTHSYTKDIEEYTKKADIVITALGDPHFLKGEMIKDGAVIVDVGITRVDNDSPKGYYLAGDVDFDSCAAKASWITPVPGGVGPMTRAMLMKNTIIAYKTSVYND, from the coding sequence ATGGCAGAAATTCTTGACGGATTAAAAGTATCCAAAGAAATAAAAGCAGAAATCAAGGTTGAAGTTGATAAAATCATTGCTAGCAAAAGAAGAGCACCCCATTTAGTAGCTATTCTTGTTGGGAACAATGGAGCAAGCAAGGCGTATGTAAATGCTAAAGTGAAAGACTGTGAAGAAGTAGGATTTCAATCTAGCTTGGTTAAATTTCCAAGTACAGTTTCTGAGTCTGAATTATTGGAAAAAATCGACGAACTTAATAAAGATAAATCAGTAGACGGTTTTATCGTTCAGTTGCCTTTGCCAGACCAGATTGATCAGGAAAAAATCATTAACGCAATCGATCCAAGAAAAGATGTTGACGGTTTCCATCCTACAAATTTCGGTAAAATGGCTTTGGAAATGGATACATTCTTACCTGCAACCCCTTTCGGAATCTTGACATTACTTGAAAGATACAATATTGAAACGAAAGGAAAAGACTGTGTCATCATCGGAAGAAGTAAAATCGTAGGAAGACCGATGAGTATTTTGATGGGAAGAAAAGATTTCCCCGGAAATTCAACGGTTACTTTGACTCACTCTTACACGAAAGACATTGAAGAATATACCAAAAAAGCAGACATCGTGATTACCGCTTTGGGTGATCCACACTTCTTAAAAGGTGAAATGATCAAAGACGGAGCCGTAATTGTGGATGTTGGTATCACAAGAGTAGACAACGATTCTCCAAAAGGATATTATCTGGCAGGTGATGTAGATTTTGACAGTTGTGCAGCAAAAGCAAGCTGGATCACGCCGGTTCCGGGAGGAGTAGGTCCAATGACAAGAGCGATGTTGATGAAAAATACCATCATTGCTTACAAAACTTCAGTCTATAACGACTAA
- a CDS encoding 7-carboxy-7-deazaguanine synthase QueE: MNKEEDILLKEGKMLPVMEHFYTIQGEGAHTGKAAYFIRLGGCDVGCHWCDVKESWNPTLHPLINAEEIAETAAKHCKIVVLTGGEPLMWNLDILTSKLKELGCTIHIETSGAYPLSGQIDWITLSPKKTGLPKEEIYAKAHELKMIVFNNNDFKFADEQASKVSENCRLYLQSEWSKRDEMYPKITDFILANPRWQASVQTHKYLNIP; this comes from the coding sequence ATGAATAAAGAAGAAGATATATTATTAAAAGAAGGTAAAATGCTCCCTGTAATGGAGCATTTTTACACTATTCAGGGTGAAGGTGCGCATACAGGAAAAGCAGCTTACTTTATCAGACTGGGAGGTTGCGACGTCGGCTGCCACTGGTGTGATGTGAAAGAAAGCTGGAATCCTACACTACACCCTTTGATAAATGCTGAAGAAATTGCAGAAACTGCCGCAAAACACTGTAAAATTGTTGTTTTGACGGGCGGCGAACCATTAATGTGGAATTTAGATATCTTGACTTCTAAATTAAAAGAATTAGGATGCACCATCCATATTGAAACTTCAGGCGCGTATCCTTTAAGCGGACAAATCGACTGGATTACACTTTCACCAAAGAAAACAGGACTTCCAAAAGAAGAAATTTATGCTAAAGCTCACGAGCTTAAAATGATTGTTTTTAATAATAATGATTTTAAGTTTGCCGACGAACAAGCATCAAAAGTTTCTGAAAATTGCAGACTTTATCTTCAGAGCGAATGGAGCAAACGTGACGAGATGTATCCTAAAATTACCGATTTTATCCTTGCAAATCCG